In the genome of Deltaproteobacteria bacterium, the window CTTTAATCCGGGAATCGGTGTGATCATTGGAAACAATGGCGTGGGCAAATCCAACATCCTCGATGCCATAACCTGGGTGTTAGGCGAGGATGATCCGAAGAAACTGCGTTGCTACAAAACGGAGGATTTGCTGTATTCGGGAAGTAAAAACCTCGCTCCCGCTCAACAGGCATGGGTGGAGCTTCGGTTCAAGGAAGGTCCCGAGAAAAATGCCTCCGCGTTTACCGTTTCCCGCGCCCTGGAACGATCCGGGGCTGAAACGTATCAGGTCGGAAACGAGCGGTTGGACGGCGAACGCTACCGGCGGCGCCTCTATGATCTCGGTCTGGGAGAGGCGCTGAAAACGCTGGTCCGGCAAGAGCAGATCAACGATTTCCTCGACATGCACCCCGCGGATCGGCTCTCTTATTTTTTGCAGTTCACGGGCGTTCCAACGGAGGGTTCTTCTGAAAAGGAACGGCTCGATCGATTCAACGAGGAATTCCGGTATCTGTTCAAACAATTGATGTACCGGGGGGACGCCAGGTTGTTGCTGGAGTCCTACAACGGCAGGTCCGGCCTGGAAATCGAAATCGTGTTCCCGGACAAGGGGGCCAAAGTGGCCCGGTTCGTTTCGGGGGGCGAAAAGACCGTTACTTCGCTTGCCGCCAAATTGGCCCTGTTCGGTCAACTGCAGAGCCCTTTTTATCTCCTCGATGAGGTGGAGCCGTCTTTGGATTGGACCAATCATCGAAGCATGTCCAATCTGTTTAAAGAGCTGGCAAGAAAACGCCAACTGATCATCATTACGCATCTC includes:
- a CDS encoding AAA family ATPase; translated protein: MLFLENFRARGFKSYAEEADVTFNPGIGVIIGNNGVGKSNILDAITWVLGEDDPKKLRCYKTEDLLYSGSKNLAPAQQAWVELRFKEGPEKNASAFTVSRALERSGAETYQVGNERLDGERYRRRLYDLGLGEALKTLVRQEQINDFLDMHPADRLSYFLQFTGVPTEGSSEKERLDRFNEEFRYLFKQLMYRGDARLLLESYNGRSGLEIEIVFPDKGAKVARFVSGGEKTVTSLAAKLALFGQLQSPFYLLDEVEPSLDWTNHRSMSNLFKELARKRQLIIITHLRSTIQVADTVHGVRTHFDGSSWMKFHFVMDKRLLRLYKCC